The segment AGACGAGAGAAACAAAACTGAGCAGTGGATTGATAAGGAGCATAAACCGTCTAGGAGTAAAATGAGACTGGAGAAAATGACAGCATCTGGTCCTATGGTCTAGTGGTTAGGACATTGGACTCTGAATCCAGTAACCCGAGTTCAAATCTCGGTAGGAccttattttattgtttttctttagttAGGACTCAGTAAACCGGTTCTTAcagtattataatttataaccgATCTGTTTATTTTAATCGAAATGTCATACTTCGGTTCAACTTGACTTCGGTTATATTAGACCAAAGGCTTCTTTGGGTGGACTAGGAGACATGTAGCTTCAAGTTCCTATAGACTGCAAGAACTTCAAGCAAAGCTTTGTTTCTTCTTATATAGATAAAAGCCTAAAACATGTATACATACATTTGGTTCATGGATTCCGAGAGAGAATCAATATGGCAATATATCAAACACAAAACACCAGccaagaaaaagagaaaacagATGAGTGGCTCACAATGTTCAggcataacaacaacaacaaagtaCAGTTTTTCCTCAAGACCAGTTCTCAGTATCAGTGCAACTTAGGACAGCATTAAGAATCTAATCTCAAGTCTTGGACTTTTCTTCAGAGAATCTCGGGAGCTGAACGAGTGAGTTCACTCTTGTAACACCTTCCAGCCCCAACCAGTTTTGATCTCCCACAGTTTTCTCATCCTCTCCCTCAGTATCTGCATTCACATTATTACCATACGTCTCGTTTTCTTGATCTGATGATGATCTAACTGTGAAGTTTCTTTGTAGACACGGTTCTGATCTTTGTCCATCATCTGATTCCACAGCATTTGTGGCTGAAGAGAAGCCCTGCTCATCGTAATCCGACTCAGAATCCATTTTCCCATCAAGAAACAAACAGACAACTGCACAGTCGTCCATTTTTGAAGTTGGATACTTCAGTTTCCACTCACGTGCAGCCGAGTTCACCAAGATCCTAGCTGCTGATGCCCGGCTTGAAGATGAAGCTACAATATCGACCACTTCTTCGTTGCTTAGCACGTCCCATATCTGTTCAATCAAAAGCTCACAGATCAGTTTTGACTACGCATGCTGGTTCGGTTAGTTCAGGTAGTTTGTTTTTTAGTTAGTTTGGTTCAACATGAATCTTACTGCATTTACCCAAAATAAAGTTCGATTCGGTTTGGTATTCGGTTAGTTCAGTTTTTGTAAATCCTACAAATGTtagtttaattttgttaaaattttggataaattAGGTTAATATCGATTAGTTCGATTCAGATTTTGGATATggtttgtttataaaatttaaattttaaagaaaaccaAAGTAACCGATtgctgaaccgaaccaaaaaccatttttttagaaaacttatcgaatcaaaccaaactaaccgaaattttggtttggttcggttcaacGGGTTTAAAATCCCAGGCCTGACGCTCAGAAACTGATAAGATCATCAGCTTATATACTTACTCCATCTGAGGCAAGAACAATGAACTGATCTTTATCTGTAAGGACACGGTGAGTGAACTCAGGTATCGAAATGACTCCATACTCTTTCAGACAGAAGTCACCAAACGCCCTAGCCATGGCCAGTCCAGGAGCGTCATCAAAAGGTAGCCAAACTCGTGACACCTCTGGCTCATCTTGCAGAGCAAAGACACGGCCTTTGCACCGTTTGATCCTCTCAGCTTCCCCTATCAGACCCACAAAAGACAGTAACATCCTATTCAGACAAACGCATATACACCAGAGGGAAACAAAATCAATGTGAAAAGTTGGTAAGCATACTCGGTAAATCAGGTTTCAGATCAACAGTTAGTTGAGTTGCTACCATGGTATCATTACTGTCTTTTGATCCAAGAATGGCTCGAGAATCACCAATGTTCCCCATGAAGAGATTAGACCCCTGAACAACCAAAAGACATCATGTTAGACCAAACTAAACATGATTGAAGTAGAAATTCGTCCTCTATAGTCTTGGGATATTATCCGAAACccgaaaaccaaaccaaaaaaccGAGAAAACCAAAACGGACCAAAACTTACAAAAACCCAAACCGTTCCTATTTCTCTAgatataatagaaatataaattattttaattctaaaacaagtatataaaaatgtaaatgataaatcgaaaattgtttttaaaaatctgGAACTACCCCAAAAAATTGGGTTTTATTGGTGTAACTGGGGTTTTCTGTGCTTTTCGGTTTTAAACCCAAACAAAATCCGCACCATTTCTAAGTTTTTTTCgggttttataaaaattagaaacCTAACCCGAACCCGACATTACCTAAACCGATCCGAAAAATGTAAGGTTGCTAAACGGGTCCTATATACACCAACCCGAAAAACCCGACCCAAACCGGAAACTGGAATGCTCAGCACTAGTTTTCTAGATTTTACCTGTTTGAGAATTGTAACAGCAGTGCTACCACTACAGAAACAATCCACATTAGGGTGAGACCGCAGTTCCTTGTCCATGGCCTTAAATGATTTAAAGAAAGCTTCTCCCCACAAGCCTTTTAGTTTATCTTCATCGGTTCCTTCTTTAACAGCTTCCTGGACAGCTGATTTGCTTGAACTTCTTCTGAACCGACCGTTTTGCTTTGACTGAAGCGCATGAAAGAAAGACTGCAACTTCACAGGCAACGTATCTCTCACTTTACGAGCAACAAGATGACCAAAAGGACCATGACCATCAAATACACCACAAAACGTCACATCCTCAGACATAAAATCCTACAAAACACAACACAAAGCCTCTCGTTTTAGTCATCCatacaaagagagagaaagagggagTAGGAACTCACTTCCCACACAATCATGGCGTCTTGGTTAATACCCTTGCGTCCTTGTTGAGTGAAAATGCAAGAGCTCCTGCTCTTGCCGCTGGTGATGATACGGTTTGGTATAGAGGCCAAGTTCTGGAGTGAGAGGATATGGTCTGAAAACGTTCTCTTCGCCCTTTTGCTCACACAACAACCGATCCCAAGATATGGACGAGGCATTGGCTTCTCTCCATTGCTCCAGCTGCTACACGTACTCTTACTACTAGTCGACACACAACCTCCCATTGTTCAAAAATCAGAATGGTTAAGCAGAGAGAGTTTTTACATAGTATATGACCTGAAAACAATACAGAGGATAGTTTTAGTTAAAGCCTAAACATGTCGTTCAGACCAGATTCTAGCATGTGATGTTACTAAATAGACTGTTTTAATTGTTTGTCACTGAAACATTAATAACCTTATGTTTCTTGGTTTTGTTTTACTAATTCCTGTGATTAAGTTAATGTAAGTAGGACCTACATGAATCACTTAACAAGGGTAAGCAAGAAAAGATACTGAACAACTCATAAAAGATCAAGAACAGAGTTTCACCATGTCTGATCAACATTTTCTTCTATATTCTAAAGAAATCAGATCAGaagaagttgacaaaaaaaaatccaaattcacTTAAGAGATTTCATTCACTAGATACTATTACTAAGCAAGCAAGAAAAAATCCAAATGCAAAGGAGACTAAGCaagtaagagaaaaaaaaaaaaaggttaaaagcTTGTTTTGGGAAAAGAGAGTCACTTTTAAGGAATCCAATGTAGGCAAAGTGAACTGTGGAAGAAGGAACTATTACTTTCTTCTGAACTAGTGTCGAGTTATGAAGAAAGAAGATAACAACTAGATGTCTGAGCAAATCACACGAACGGACAAGACATAGACGAGTTTAAATAAAACATGGCAACAAGGAGAAACCCATAACGAAAAAAAAGATGCTTCGAGATCAAATTAAATGTGAGAACGCACCTTGGTCTTGTGTGGGTGTTTCTGGAAATCAAGAACGGTTGATTCACAGTTCACACAGACAAGGAGTGTAGGAAGTACTAGAGACAGCGAaagcagagagaaagagaaaaatttACTATAGAAAAACAGAGGAgggagtagagagagagagaagcaaaggGTTTAATTTCAAACAAAGAATTAATCTTTTATCATCTTTTTTGAAAGAGATAACAAAATTGCTTTTGTGTGCTTTGCTGTTTGTTACCTTTTCTAAAtcatgaaaatgaaattttaataattagcTACATTTAACATTTTATAATCGTTATTAAATTAATGAATTGCATTCTACTAATTATCAAAACATGTGTAAAACTATCTGATCTTGCTGCCTAAGACATTAGTATGTTTGAGACTTCTACaaatatacaaaaagaaaagaacactTAGTATCTATCATGGCTGACCAGCATTGCTGACATAATTCGAATCTTAATTAATTTACTAACTATTTTGTTATCTAGACATGTAATGGTTGTAACTGTAGTGGAAATATTTGAACCGTACTCCATTAACTtcatcatgatttttttttcaataattcCACCACCATAATGAATacactaaaagtctaaaacaatAATATGATAAATGTATAACAAAAGTtatatcgtttttttttttgctaaagtaTTGTATTTTCTTCATTTCAGTTCTCctttttttaaatctatataaattttgatttttatatatttttattcaatataaaacttaaaacataGAAGCAGGtaatttaattcaaaataaagaacaaaatttTTCTTTAACCATAAGAATATATCGGGATAAATATCGTAGATGATTCTTCTTGCATGCAGTTTTTATTAGAACAAAGGTTTTGTGTTTTAAAACCATGCATGCAACTTTAACGCGCAAgctttgatgatgatgatggaccTGAATCTTAGCTTTGATTGCATCACTAGCAGTCATACCTGTTTCCTATCACCCACCTACATAATTCACTCTTCTTTTTTCCCtcaaactttatttttatttaatttcatgatGGTACTTGTCAAATCATTCAAAGCATTTACACAATTTCTGACATTTTCAGAATTGTTGTGTGTATGGAATTTAATTTTTCAAGTGACTATTCCATCCACTTGGAATTACTTATCAAACTTTGCTAGTTGTGTTGAAAAATACGTATGTAAATGCGTATTCCTAGAgagaaagtagatcttatttagGTTTCGGCGTGCGGCCGACGTGTGAGcgcgtgccgtcgccggagccCGTCGTCTTTCAGTTTTCTTGGTCCGGCTGTGGTCATCTCCCCGTCATCTTCAGTGACTGCTTTGTCTGAGCTTTGGCTCATCACCACCTGTGGTGTCTCGGTTCATGGAGTGAAAACGCGGTTGTTTGGGAGTTGTTAGCGTGGTGAGGATGCTCGTAGGATGGGTTTCGTTTCCGGGAGATGGAGGCTTCCACAGATCCGTCGCCGCCGACTTTAGTTACCGCGGGGTGGAAGTTTCCTTTGCTTCGCCGTCGTCGGCTTAAATCCCTGGGAGGTGAAGGCTACCTCAGCTTCTCGTCGCCGGTTTCAGGTTTTTTAGTTGTCGCTATTTTGGTTTGAGGTTCGTTGTTGGATCGGGTTGTTCTTGGTTGTCGTTCTAGTTTTGATGCGGTGAAGCGTACGCCTTGTCGGATGAGCTCTCGAAGAGCGATGATGCTCTCCGACGGGTAAATTGAGTTTGGAAGAACTGAGATGGTTTCGGAGGAGGCTCTACGGTTTCGGAGCTCCGACGAAAGTAAGTTGTGGTGAGGTGATTCCGGTGGTGTTTCGAGGCTGCGGCGGTCAAGTCGAGGCGGATGCGACGCGTGTTGGTCTGATAATTGAGATGCATCCACGTGTCCTGCAGTCGGCCTCCTTGATGTGTGGATCGAGTCGTCGTTTCACCGGTCTAGTGTTTGGGCCGCCGGCCTGTTTAATGGTTTTAtttgtagtttttttgtttgtgggtTTCGATCATTCGCTTATGTATTTGGGTTTTTGGCTGTGTACTTTGGGCTTGATACattctatttattaaaaatcaactagttggaaaaaaaaatgcgTATTCCTCTTTGGCTCTTTGCCTCTTTCTAGTATGGTGTTCATACTCTGAGAGTTTAcaaatagttttgttttaatttattactTCTTAATTATTTTCCCTCCTATGTGTTTCTTAATTAAAGCGACGCGACAATCAAGATGGGATTTTGATGGGCACTACGAAATCGATATGTTCGTCCACTTTTTTCTCCGCATCCTAATCAGATTATCCTTTTTCTTTACCTTTTATATGTGTTTTTTCCTTTTGCTGGATTGTTTTTGACGTTGTTGTTTGAAATAAAGCTTACAACTTGTTTTCCATTATCCATTTGCAAATTaactatatttaatatttatcatGTAAAAGTACTACTGTGTAAAGGATGTcaaaataataaacataataaattaataatgttactGAAATTTTTATACGGTTTGGTTATGTCTAATTGTCTATGGTGTTCATCATTTTGGCTAtgtcaaaataatattaataattatggttataatatttttattagaaacaTAATATAGGGTACATATAagtatcttaatttttaaattttggcaCTGACGGATTTTCAAGCTTAATCtaataaaattgattaaactaaaaactataattcatataaaatgatAATTTACTATATTTCCTATCAAGATAATTCAGAACCGGGTTATGGATTTGAGTCAGTGTTAGAAactaaattgttatttgtttgGTCAAATGAATATGAAACCATGATTTAGGTtcgtattattatttttttgtttaacaaaGGTTCGTATTATTTTTTGGGGAATTAGTTGGACATCACCAAAAATATCCaagattaaacaaaaataaaataaaaataacgtTGTGTTTCGGACTCGCTGATTAAACAGTAAAAATCCAATTAAACATTAATTAGTATTAACTCATACCACACTTTTAAGGCATACATTTTTTTACGATTAAAAACACTGCATCCATGGAACTAGTGTTGGTGTGGACATTgctttatgatattttatactATGTTTGATTAGCAATTTCGCACGCAAATGTCGtagtaagaaaacaaaaaagacaCATGACTTGATTGGTTGGTGAACAAAAAAGTCTTCAGATCACTAAATGTAATAAAAGTAACATATAGATCGCTATTTTCCCAGTTTTCCCCTGTTGGCAAACTTTCACAGATTTAACCGTTTACTTTTGATTTTTCATTTTCCACCCCGTAACATTTAAAACCAAATAGTGAATCGATATCAACTCTTTATCTCCCACTTTTGAAGTTCTGGAAATGAGCGTCATACTATTACTTTTTATTTCCCACTTTTCAAGTTCTAGAAATGATCATACACGTTACGTACTGTAGTGGCCCGTATACCAGGTCATCGAAAATATCAGTATAGCTTATATTGATATCTTCAATGATTTGTCGTACAAACACGGTTTAATCGgtaatattatatttgatgGTAGATAAAGAAAATACTATCATACTACCTACAAATACGAATACTATACGTCCACCAAAGGACTATATATTTACTCTTCTTAGTTACCATAAAGATGACATAACGGCGTCACATAAATTGTAGTTTTGCCAAATTATTATGATGATAATAACTTACTAATCAGaagttgttttgtttattttactgatataaaaatattgtgtaACAAAtgtgaaattatatatacatcGACTTGTTAGACTCTTTGTTACAAAAATGCATCTGCCGCGTCTGTTTAATCACCGGTAAAACCTTTGGTGGGTGGAAGTCGCCGCAATTAATCATAGTATGAAAgagtgaaaaaaataattcattagCCATACTCTTACTGTCTTACATATATCAAAAGAGTATAGTGTATATTGATTATGATGTCTTTAGTCTATTTCAATATTTCATCACAAGAAACATACAATAAAGCACTCTAGACTGAGAGTTCTAATTATACATATCCATAAACACAAGAAAAGAGAAGCATGGAAAAAACAAGTAAAAAGGATGTCTTTTGCTGGAAGAAAAAGAAcggcatcatcatcatcatccccaTGTGTATGATAGCGATTGATGTCATGTGGTGGTGGGTCACTTTCACCGTATGATGCATCATATAGCCTAATGATATGCCTTAGATCGTGTTATCAAACTATATTACACAAAATGGATCACTAGTATCACTCTTAATCTCTGTCTTCGAGATCAATGTGGCGATAGTTTGATGGCTTATTTTAGGATGTGTCAATGGTTTGATCATATATGCTGTATCGATTCAGTTTCAGTGACAGACGAAATATTATATTTCCTGTTAACTTTTAGTACCTCTCTATAAAGTCTTTAAGTTATGCACATGTAACGATCTAGTGCAGACATTTAGTCATTTAGTGAGATACTGCCACTAAATGAGACTGGTATGCAGTGAGATTGGTAGGAAGAAGTTTTGTTCTTAATAGTGGTCTGAATATTTTGTGGTGCATTTTGTTTTGTAGTGTGGATCCTATTGTTCCTCCCATGCCATATCTCATAGATATTTGTGCGCCATATATATAGTTGAGTAGTCTTTTTGTTTTATAGGCAAATTTCAAGTCAAGATTCAAGCAGTGGAGGGAATGCCATGATTATTACTGAACCAGTTGACCAGACTTCATGAGAGCAAGGTCAACTTAAGAAGAGTTGGTTCCAAAGGAAACTGAGTGGGTTTACCAGAAGTCCCCAAGTAATCATTTTATCCCGTAACCATGCCATAAAGTTCTGCCTCGGAATCTCTTGTCCCTATGGTGCTCCATGGGACCTGAATTTTGAAGCATGGAAGGATCTCTTCAACTGATCAAGAATCATTGTCTGGCTGATCATTTTTAGAGATATATTAGTGAGGAAAACATAAAGAGACATAGACTTGTGATTGTGCTGGTGGTACTTACCAAAGTGTTGGGTTTTAGAAGCCGCATGTATTATATTAGTGTAGTGGAACAATTTAGTTAAATGGGCTTAACAGTCGGGAAGCATAGAAAATAGCGGCCTTAAAGCAATcgatatattataataaaaggGCCTAAATGATAATTCCCCAAATCCAAAAGCAATTACTACGATGTGGATTACAACACGTGGCAGAAATCCTACAATATATGGGTCACTCCTTTCGTTTTCAGTTCCCAAATCCCGATAATGATCTCGAGCCACACAGCCATCAGACATATCCAGCCGCCGCATAAACCGGTCATTACTCTTCATAACCAACATGCCGGTTTTAGTTTAGTGAAAACTGTAGCAAATTTGCAATTTGAGTAGTTAAAAACTGTAtcaatttcaaatttgatttataaggATCAAATCCTTCCATTTGAAACTCATATACTTCGCCTTACtccataattaacttttttttttcttcttgatcAAACATTCAAACTATTAATAAACCAATTTTTGGTCTTGTGTGGTTTAAGTATTTTCATGGGCCCGCTAGCAATTCCAACGAATTGAATGTCATCTTCATTTACTTGCCATGTGTCACAAAACTACGACATGAGCAAAGGCCAAACAAACCACAAATTTCAGAAAAGAACATAAAATAGAATGATTGGTTATACGgtaacttttaattttattccTTCAGTTTCATAATACTCGATATTTTGTCTTAGtccacaaaaattaaaaaattatattttgttaaaaaatcatttttaaaaatgtaatttttaaatcatttaaccaattataaaaaaaaactgtaaaatttAAGTGGTTAAACAATTTTAatcttaaaatttcaaaatttcatgTAAACTGAAATAGAATACTtattctaaaacatcatctatattgaaacgACTGGAGTACTGTTTTGTTCTTACTAGCTTTGTATATCTCAAATGCATTCCATCCCTGCTTTCcactagggctgggcaaataaaccgaacccgaaaatctgaaccgaattcgatccgataaaaatgaatccggaccgatccgaacccgacgtaaataccgaatgggtcttattttgtggtatttcgggttatgggtattatccgaaccgaacccgaatctaaatggatatccgatagaacccgaaacactcaaaacctcgaaaagatcttgtaccaaacatgatctcaattcttaatatgtatccaaaatacactaagaaatcatctaaaatacttatctattacatgaaggttggtggttctattacatgaaggttgatggttaaagatggccgttgaatcttgaagtatttagatttagattttgttttcgttaaacaatgtttctcatttcatgagaacttggttttcgttttatgcttttatttatttggttttctttttatcagtaaatatgtttacttttcgtttgattttgaatgatcacggttgatgtttcttatttttgaatcgattttacttaagttttggttaaaaaatatgtacaaatcacgtattttaaaaccgaagaaccgattttactcatgttttggttataaaataggtaaaaatcaggtacttttaaaccgaaaaaacgattgggacccgaacccgaaagtatattgggttgtaccggttctttgaagatttactaaccccgactcgaacccgatagaacccgaaccggtcccgaaccgaactttcatataatctgAATGggactgattttgataaatccgaaaaaccgaaacccgattggataaaaccgaaacccgattgggatcCCGAATGCCCAGACCTACTTTCCACCTTGTATATTTCCTCTGTAGTATATtctagtgtttaaaaaaaatcgcGTAATCGACAATGTTTTATACGTGATTAACTGGTGACTGCAGTAATAACGGAAActatactttaatttttattgttttcagTAACGTAACATTTAGACATTCTTTTACTAGTTTCAGACACCTAAATTCTTAATTAGTCGGCTTAccagttttatttttgtagttcGCAGCATTATACCTGGCACTTGATTATCAGTAGTTTTGTTGGTTGGTAGTTCAGTGACGTGATATCTCGAAATTAAAATATCGTAATTGTTATTCTAcaagatttttaatatatggagtgatattttacatatttattactGTAACTAGCAACTAGTAActgtttctcaaaaaaaaaactagtaacTGGTATTGTTACTTCTTAATATATGGaatactattttaaattttgtggaTTTTCTTTACTAACATGAACCATCGTTAATCTATGTGTAATATATGATGCTAAATCTAAAGTGACAGAATTTTAGTAATATATCAACCAAATGAATGTTAAAGAATTATAAGTAACAAAtttgttaaaattatatatatatcaaccaaACAGATGCACCATATTTTAAAGCAAgtataaatacatatacatatatacacatcttttctttgaatttttcttgGATCGAACATGGTATTATAGATTATGATATAGTCaatcaaaagattttttttgaattttattttatagtcaATCGAAAGATATGGACATGCGGTAGAAGACAGGAGTACAACACAGTATTAGACACACTTATGCAACAAGTTAGGCAGCCTAATTAAACAATGTATACatgtatatgtacatatatatttttattttgttgctgATATACTTTTCAAATTGGACATGAACAAAACCGACTTTTTGTGTATTTTAAATCAATGCTAACTTTTCTCTAATAAACTAATAACTAAGAAATTTCTTAATGTTTTTGCTCCTTCCGTTTTGATTTAGTTGTCGTTGTAGGAAAAAAATTCATTTCAAaataagtgttgttttaaagtttcaatgtaaaatttattaataagattcttcattttaattttctattaaaataaaatatggttATGTGTATAgataattgtgtttttattttagaaatatacaaaattatacgTTTTTTAATCTATATGCATAAACGTAGAAcgataattaaaatgaaacaaaagaagaaatattAATAGTTGAGACTTGAGAGTCTTCAATCTTTTACTTGGGAATCGTCaaacaatttaatattttaaacctCTTATTGTTAATTTTGGACAACACTTTaggtttttcttttgtcaaaacaacactttagtttaaaaaaaacactttagtTGGTTGTTAAGTTTTGTCAGTAATCTTCTAATCGAATAGATTAagagattaaaaatatttaaaaaaaaacacgtgAGGATCATGAGATGTGGACGAGGAAAATCGTCAAACTTCGAGATAATCTTTGATTAGGTGTGTGTACTCCTTAATTACAGAACCTTCGTCTTTCTTTTGTCttaatcttttttatttatctttctgtaattttttttttgggagcaAATCTTTCtgtattttctaaaattaaataaagaaaaagtaaaaaccCAAAAGAGAGGATATTGATGAGGTAAAAGAAAGAATTTTTGAAGAGAAAGCTAATCGattctatctctctctcacaccttatatatatataacctcgTCTCTGTTTCGTATCCCGACACCCTCTGTTCTGTTTTTTCCCGAGAAAGTTTATAGTTTTCCgtgaaaattcattttt is part of the Brassica rapa cultivar Chiifu-401-42 chromosome A09, CAAS_Brap_v3.01, whole genome shotgun sequence genome and harbors:
- the LOC103846665 gene encoding probable protein phosphatase 2C 52, with translation MGGCVSTSSKSTCSSWSNGEKPMPRPYLGIGCCVSKRAKRTFSDHILSLQNLASIPNRIITSGKSRSSCIFTQQGRKGINQDAMIVWEDFMSEDVTFCGVFDGHGPFGHLVARKVRDTLPVKLQSFFHALQSKQNGRFRRSSSKSAVQEAVKEGTDEDKLKGLWGEAFFKSFKAMDKELRSHPNVDCFCSGSTAVTILKQGSNLFMGNIGDSRAILGSKDSNDTMVATQLTVDLKPDLPREAERIKRCKGRVFALQDEPEVSRVWLPFDDAPGLAMARAFGDFCLKEYGVISIPEFTHRVLTDKDQFIVLASDGIWDVLSNEEVVDIVASSSSRASAARILVNSAAREWKLKYPTSKMDDCAVVCLFLDGKMDSESDYDEQGFSSATNAVESDDGQRSEPCLQRNFTVRSSSDQENETYGNNVNADTEGEDEKTVGDQNWLGLEGVTRVNSLVQLPRFSEEKSKT